CGCCCAGACGCTCCAGGTAGTCCAGCTTGCTCGTGATGCCGGGCAGGTCGCCCAGGCCGTCACCGTCGCTGTCGCAGAAGCTCTTGACGTAGATCTGGTAGATCACGCTCCTGCGAAAGTCCCTCTCTGTCTCCGCCATGCCGTCAGCCTCCTCGATAGGGTTCAAGCTTGCTCGGGTCGTTCTGGTCACGCGCGATAGGTGGCGACGGTGGTGGAGCCGGCCTCGGCGTCCATGCCGGAGAGCAGCGCGAGGTCGGTCGCGGCGCCCTCGTCGGTCACGACGAACGCGGTGATCGTGGGGTGGCCGGCCGCGCGGATCTTCTCGGCTGAGAAGGTCATGAGGGGCTGGCCCGCCGTCACGCGCTGACCCTGCTCGACGAGGCAGGCAAAGCCGTCTCCGCCCATGTCCACGGTGTCGATGCCCACGTGGACGAGCACCTCGGGACCGTTGTCGAGCGTCAGGCCGATGGCATGGAACGAGCCGGGCATGGTGGCCGCCACGACGCCGTCTGCCGGGGCGACGACGGTGTCCTCGCCGGCGGCGGGCTCGATGGCGAGGCCGTCGCCCATCGCCTTGCTGGCAAAGACCTGGTCGGGCATGTCGGTGATGGGCTTCACGGCACCGGAGAGCGGGGCGAGAAGGACGCGGTCGCGCGGCTCGGCCGCGGGGGCGGGCTCGGGGTCCGCCGGGGCGGCCGACGCGGGCTCGAGGGCCGCGACGCCACGGTCCTTCTCGGAGAGCCTGCGCAGGCCCACGAAGTAGGTGAGCACGAACGGGACCACCACGGCGATGAGCATGCACAGGGCGAAGACGCCCCAGTAGTTGAACATGATGGAGAGGATGCCGGGCAGGCCGCCGACGCCGATGGAGAGGGCCTTGACCCCCATGCCGGTGCAGACCATGGCGGCGAGAGCGGAGCCGATCATGCCGCAGACCAGCGGGAACTTGTACTTGAGGTTGACGCCGAAGAGCGCGGGCTCGGTGACGCCGAGGTAGCAGGAGATGCACGCGGGGATGTTCACCTGCTGGGCGCGCTCGTTCTTGCGCTGGAGCACGGACATGGCGAGCACGGCGGAGCCCTGCGCGATGTTGGAGAGCGCGATCATGGGCCAGAGGGTGGTGTACTCGTAGATGCTCACCATCTGGGAGTCGATGGCGTTGGTCATGTGGTGCAGGCCGGTCATGACGAGCGGGGCGTAGAGCAGGCCGAAGATCGCCGCGAAGATCACGCGGATGTCGGACGCGAGGCCCCAGCTCACGGCGCTGGCGATGGCGTCGCCGATGGCCCAGCCGATGGGGCCCACGACGAGGTGGGCGATGAACACGGCCGGCACGAGCGACATGAACGGCACGACGATCATGCGCACGACCTCGGGCGTGACCCTGGTGAAGAACTTCTCCAGGCCCACGAGCACGAAGGCGGCCATGAGCGAGGCGATGACCTGGCCCTGGTATCCGGTGCCGAGGAAGGAGTAGAAGCCGAAGTCATAGGTGTGGGCCGCGATGTCCTCGGCGGTGGCGGAGGCCACGGAGAAGCCGTTGAGGAGCTGCGGGGAGACGAGCGTGAGGCCGAGGACGATGCCCAGGATGGGGGTGGTGCCCATCTTGCGCGTGACCGACCAGCAGATGCCCACGGGCAGCATGTGGAAGACCGCCTCGCCGATCACCCACAGGAAGTTGTACATGCCGTTCCAGAAGGTCCACATGTCCGCGACTGACTTGGTTCCGTGCTGGAGGTCGAAGGCACCGGCGTCAGTGAAGAAGTTCACCTCGCCGATGATGTTGCGGAAGCCCAGGATGAGACCGCCGCAGATAAGGGCCGGGATGAGCGGGGCGAAGATCTCCCCGAGGACGCCCATGACGCGCTGCGCCGGGTTCTGGTTGGCGCCGGCCGCCGCCTTGGCGGCCTCCTTGGAGACGCCCTCGATGCCCGAGACCGCGGTGAACTCCTGATAGAAGTCCGCGACGTCGTTGCCGATGATGACCTGGAACTGCCCCGCCTGCGTGAAGGTGCCCTTCGCGCTGGGCAGCTCCTCTATCGCGGCGACGTCGGCCTTGTCCGGGTCCACCAGCACGAAGCGCATGCGCGTCATGCAGTGGGTGACGGCAGAGATGTTCTCCTTGCCGCCCACGAGGTCGAGCAGCCTGCTCGCGTCCTCCGTGTACTTTGCCATGTCTCGTCCTCCCTCTTCTCGCCCTGGCGTGGCGAACTTATTTGAATAAGTTACCGAGTAGTGTCGCACTACTTATTTGAATAAGTTGCGCGAATCTACGAACGGTATACTTTCACCCGCCAGCGGCACGTCCTTCTCGCCGCCTAGTTATTTGAATAAGCTGTAGCCACGACCACGGGAGGGACATGAAGGCGCGCTACGACGTCATATATCGCGACATCCGAGAGAGCATCGAGACGGGGGCCTACCCGTACCAGGCCTTTCTTCCCTCAGAGGCGGAGCTCACCGCGGCCTTTGCGTGCTCGCACAACACGATCCGCCGCGCGCTCGGGCTCCTGCGCGAGCAGGGCTACGTGCAGCCGGTCCATGGCAAGGGCGTGCGCGTCATCTACCGCGAGCCCGAGCGGACCACCTTCACCGTGGGTGGCATCGAGTCGTTCCGCGAGGCGGACGAGCGGACCCATCTGGGGGCACAGACCGAGGTCGTGACCCTCGAGCCGCTGGTCGCGACGGCCCAGATCGCCTTTGACACCGGGTTCGAGGAGGGCGCCGAGCTCACGCACGTCGAGCGCGTGCGTCGCGTGGGGGGAGAGGGGCTCATCCTCGACCGCAACCTCTTCCGAACCTCGTCCGTCCCCGGCATCACCGAGGAGATCGCGCGATCCTCGATCTATGACTACGCCGAGCGCGAGCTGGGGGTCACGATCGCCACGAGCAAGCGCGCGATTACCGTCGAGCGCGCAACGGCGCGCGACCGGGAGCTGCTGGACCTCGGCGACATCGACTACCTCGCTGTCATCACGAGCCAGACCTTCGACGCGCAGGGCGTCCTCGTCGAGTGCACCCAGTCGCGCCATCGCCCCGACCACTTCTGCTTCCGCGACACCGCCGTGCGCCACCACGTGTGAGCCCCGCACGGCGCCCCCCATGGACCCAAACCCGTAACGCAGGCGCCCCGCGGCGGCAACGACGCCGCCCCAAGCGGCGGGCGGAGCCGCGCTATACTGGTCCGCGTTCTTCTCGCCTGACCAAAGGAGGCCCCATGGCCCTCATCAGCGTTGACTACTTCTCCTCCAGCCTCATGCGCACCACCACGCTCGAGGTCATCCTCCCCGTCGACGACCAGGGGGCGGCCTACGCGACCGACTCCGCGATGCGCCATGCGGGCGGTACGCTCGAGGCCGAGATGCGCGCCTGGGAGCAGAGCCCCTACCCTCCCAAGAGGGAGCCTTTCAAGACGCTGTTCCTGCTGCACGGCATCTCGGGCAACCATGCGGACTGGATCAGCGAGACGCGCATCCGCAACTGGGCCGAGAGCCATGGCATCGCCGTGGTCATGCCGTCCGGCTACAACGCGTTCTACCTGGACCAGCCCGAGGTCCACAACTACTACGGGCGCTTCGTGGGCCAGGAGCTCGTCGAGGTCGCGCGCAGGATGTTCCCGCTCTCGTGCCGCCGCGAGGACACGTTCATCGGCGGCATCTCGATGGGCGCGTACGGGGCGCTCCGCAACGGCCTCAAGTACTGCGAGACGTTCGGCTCGATCGTGGCGCTCTCCTCGGCCATGATCATCAACAGCTTTGACCAGGTCATCTCCTCCGACGGTCTGTTCTTCCTCTCCCGCGACTTCCT
Above is a genomic segment from Olsenella timonensis containing:
- the treR gene encoding trehalose operon repressor, whose protein sequence is MKARYDVIYRDIRESIETGAYPYQAFLPSEAELTAAFACSHNTIRRALGLLREQGYVQPVHGKGVRVIYREPERTTFTVGGIESFREADERTHLGAQTEVVTLEPLVATAQIAFDTGFEEGAELTHVERVRRVGGEGLILDRNLFRTSSVPGITEEIARSSIYDYAERELGVTIATSKRAITVERATARDRELLDLGDIDYLAVITSQTFDAQGVLVECTQSRHRPDHFCFRDTAVRHHV
- a CDS encoding alpha/beta hydrolase family protein, with product MALISVDYFSSSLMRTTTLEVILPVDDQGAAYATDSAMRHAGGTLEAEMRAWEQSPYPPKREPFKTLFLLHGISGNHADWISETRIRNWAESHGIAVVMPSGYNAFYLDQPEVHNYYGRFVGQELVEVARRMFPLSCRREDTFIGGISMGAYGALRNGLKYCETFGSIVALSSAMIINSFDQVISSDGLFFLSRDFLEHTFGDLSHVRDSDKDPARLAADLVYCDRPRPRIFMTCGNQDPLAEANRMLAGRMRDTGLDVTYHEMNGGHDWGFWNAALPEALGWLL
- the treP gene encoding PTS system trehalose-specific EIIBC component, coding for MAKYTEDASRLLDLVGGKENISAVTHCMTRMRFVLVDPDKADVAAIEELPSAKGTFTQAGQFQVIIGNDVADFYQEFTAVSGIEGVSKEAAKAAAGANQNPAQRVMGVLGEIFAPLIPALICGGLILGFRNIIGEVNFFTDAGAFDLQHGTKSVADMWTFWNGMYNFLWVIGEAVFHMLPVGICWSVTRKMGTTPILGIVLGLTLVSPQLLNGFSVASATAEDIAAHTYDFGFYSFLGTGYQGQVIASLMAAFVLVGLEKFFTRVTPEVVRMIVVPFMSLVPAVFIAHLVVGPIGWAIGDAIASAVSWGLASDIRVIFAAIFGLLYAPLVMTGLHHMTNAIDSQMVSIYEYTTLWPMIALSNIAQGSAVLAMSVLQRKNERAQQVNIPACISCYLGVTEPALFGVNLKYKFPLVCGMIGSALAAMVCTGMGVKALSIGVGGLPGILSIMFNYWGVFALCMLIAVVVPFVLTYFVGLRRLSEKDRGVAALEPASAAPADPEPAPAAEPRDRVLLAPLSGAVKPITDMPDQVFASKAMGDGLAIEPAAGEDTVVAPADGVVAATMPGSFHAIGLTLDNGPEVLVHVGIDTVDMGGDGFACLVEQGQRVTAGQPLMTFSAEKIRAAGHPTITAFVVTDEGAATDLALLSGMDAEAGSTTVATYRA